In Desulfomicrobium macestii, the genomic window GGGTTCCCGGAAAAGGCGTTTTCGATATTCTTCAGGAAAACGGAGCGAATGATGCACCCGCCGCGCCATATCCTGGCGATTTTCCCATGGTCGAGGGCCCATCCCTGCTCTAGCGCTTCGGCCCGCAGAAGCTGAAAACCCTGGGCGTAGGAGACGATCTTGGAGGCATAGAGGGCTTGTTCGAGGTCTTCGAACAGCACGTCCACGCCCGATGGAGCGGGACCAGCGAGGACCTTGGAGGCGGCAAGACGTTCGTCCTTCAGGGCAGACAGGGAACGGGCGAAGACGGCTTCCCCGATGAGCGTAAGGGGCTGCCCGACATCGAGGGCCGCGTTGACCGTCCACTTGCCCGTGCCCTTCTGCTGGGCGGCGTCGAGGATGGCATCCAGGGGGTAGGCGCCTTCCTCGTCGCGAAAACCGAGAATGTCCGCCGTGATCTCGATCAGGTAGGAATCGAGCCGCCCCTTGTTCCAGCGGGAAAAGACGGCGCGCATGTCCTCGTTGGGCATCCCGAGCCCGGTCTTCATCAGGTGGTAGACTTCGCAGATGAGCTGCATGTCGCCGTACTCGATGCCGTTGTGAACCATCTTGACGAAATGCCCGGCCCCGCCCTCGCCCATCCACTCGCAGCAGGGCTCGCCGTCGGGCGTCACGGCGCAGATGCGCTGAAAGATGGGCCGGATGCTCTCCCAGGCCGGGGTGGCGCCTCCGGGCATGATCGAGGGGCCGGTCAACGCGCCTTCCTCTCCTCCGGAAATACCGGTCCCGACGAACAGGATCTGGTGCTCGCGCGCTTCCAGCACGCGGCGGCTGGTGTCCAGATAATGCGAATTTCCCCCGTCGATGATGATGTCGCCGGGTTCGAGCATGGGGATGAGGGCTGCCATCAACATGTCCACCGCTTCGCCGGCCTTGACCATGCACATGATCTTACGCGGTCTGGACAGCGCCTTGACCAGTTCCTCAAGGTCATGGCAGCCGATAATATTCTTGTTCGCGCCGCGCCCGCTCACGAACGCATCGACCCGGGCCACGGTGCGATTGAAGCAGGCCACGGTGAAGCCCTTGCCCTCCATGTTGAGCACAAGATTCTCCCCCATGACCGCCAGTCCGACAACTCCGATGTCCGCCAATCTATCGCTGCTCATCCGCCCTCCGGATTTCTGTTTCCTATCTGGCCTGCCTGGCGTCCATG contains:
- the gnd gene encoding decarboxylating NADP(+)-dependent phosphogluconate dehydrogenase codes for the protein MSSDRLADIGVVGLAVMGENLVLNMEGKGFTVACFNRTVARVDAFVSGRGANKNIIGCHDLEELVKALSRPRKIMCMVKAGEAVDMLMAALIPMLEPGDIIIDGGNSHYLDTSRRVLEAREHQILFVGTGISGGEEGALTGPSIMPGGATPAWESIRPIFQRICAVTPDGEPCCEWMGEGGAGHFVKMVHNGIEYGDMQLICEVYHLMKTGLGMPNEDMRAVFSRWNKGRLDSYLIEITADILGFRDEEGAYPLDAILDAAQQKGTGKWTVNAALDVGQPLTLIGEAVFARSLSALKDERLAASKVLAGPAPSGVDVLFEDLEQALYASKIVSYAQGFQLLRAEALEQGWALDHGKIARIWRGGCIIRSVFLKNIENAFSGNPDLVNLLLDPFFSEAVVQAQTGWRRVVAAGAVSGIPMPTLSAALAFFDGYRTAVLPANLLQAQRDYFGAHTYERTDRPRGERFHTNWTGRGGATSSTSYEV